The genomic stretch TCGACCACACCCTCCGGGTCGTGCGCCTCTGCGAGCGGATCGGTGCCCGGGAGGGAGCGGATATGGCGATCCTCACCCCGGCCGCCCTCTTCCACGATATCGCCCGGCCCTTTGAGGAGGAGACAGGCGTTCCTCACGAGGAGGAAGGAGCGCGGATGGCGGAGTCCTACCTCCGCTCCGTCCGCTATCCCGAGGAGCGCATCCCGGGCATCGTCCACGCCATCCGTGCGCACCGCTACTCCTCGGGTATCGCCCCGGAGACCCTGGAGGCCCGGGTGCTCTCGGATGCGGACAACCTCGACGCGATGGGCGCGGTCGGGATCGCGAGGACGTTCATGCAATCCGGGGAGCAGGGACGGGATATTTCAGACGCAACCGGTCACTTCCACGACAAGCTGCTCAATCTCAGAGACCGCATGTACACAGAGATCGCCCAGAGTATCGCTGAAGAGAGGCACGCGTTCCTCCTTGCGTTTCTCGATGCACTGGATGACGAGATAGGCGCCCGAATCTCGTCGGATTCGTGATTGCAGAAGGAACCTCCGGACAGCGAGGAAATTCTTCCAGATCCTCGGAAAAAGAAACGCTTAACGGCCATACGGCCAGTATTTCTATCATGGATACCCGAATAATCGCTTTTTCCTCATCGGGCGCTCATATCCGGCGGTGCTGTCTACCTCGCGACCGCACCTCCGTCTCCCGAAGAGAAAGGGAAAATGAAGGGGAGACAGAGGACACCCTCTTCCCCGGTACGAGCGGCAGGCCTCCCACCGGCAGCAGATCCCTGTTGCGAGGGACGGTTCGTCATGCTCAAATCCAATGCTGGGTGCTGTCCGGCGGGAGAGTGTTCAGGGAGTCTCAACCCGCAATCTTCCCGGATCCTCGGAGACTTCTTCCACGGGCCGGCGGAGCAGAAGGCGTATCTCCCGGACAATCCTCTCTCCTTCCGGGGTATCCTCGAGGATGAAAAGGATCGAACCTATCAAAAGGGCACAGAGACCGAGCAGGACAATCGGCGGTGCGAGAGTGAGGAGCATCGCCATGCAGGACGCGGTGCCCAGCAGCGGGAAGAGGATGCCGAACGGAACGACAAAATAGCTCTTATTCGGGGGGAGCAGCG from Methanoculleus chikugoensis encodes the following:
- a CDS encoding HD domain-containing protein → MHEETAAMFDHVRTALPESGAHGFDHTLRVVRLCERIGAREGADMAILTPAALFHDIARPFEEETGVPHEEEGARMAESYLRSVRYPEERIPGIVHAIRAHRYSSGIAPETLEARVLSDADNLDAMGAVGIARTFMQSGEQGRDISDATGHFHDKLLNLRDRMYTEIAQSIAEERHAFLLAFLDALDDEIGARISSDS